One segment of Streptomyces sp. YIM 121038 DNA contains the following:
- a CDS encoding response regulator transcription factor, producing MQPTATVLIYSDDASTREQVRLAAGRRPAVDVPEVRFVECATLPAVLKELDHGGIDVCVLDGEAVPAGGMGVCRQIKDEVFQAPPVLLLMGRPQDAWLATWSRAEAAVTLPVEPVEFAAALASLLRSRAALSA from the coding sequence ATGCAGCCGACCGCCACAGTGTTGATCTACAGCGATGACGCGAGCACCCGGGAACAGGTCCGCCTCGCGGCCGGGCGCAGGCCGGCCGTCGACGTCCCCGAAGTCCGCTTCGTCGAGTGCGCGACGCTGCCCGCGGTCCTGAAGGAGCTCGACCACGGCGGCATCGACGTGTGCGTGCTCGACGGCGAGGCCGTGCCCGCGGGGGGCATGGGCGTCTGCCGCCAGATCAAGGACGAGGTCTTCCAGGCCCCGCCCGTGCTGCTGCTCATGGGGCGGCCGCAGGACGCCTGGCTGGCCACCTGGAGCCGCGCGGAGGCGGCGGTGACCCTGCCGGTCGAGCCGGTGGAGTTCGCCGCCGCCCTGGCCTCCCTGCTGCGCTCCAGGGCCGCCCTGAGCGCCTAG
- a CDS encoding Ig-like domain-containing protein has protein sequence MSHSPRIRTVLSCTLLVVAVGTVTTACGAGGHPLSAKPYDAAGQIAFNGPAGSSGKADPDKPLEVTAQGDDGRITDVTATDEQGRYVAGELSADGTRWHSTVPLAAGAHYTVRVSTEDDEGSPGRKVLALDTAAAAKKSRLKVTFGPEAGKYGVGQPVTAKLSAPVKAKAARAVVERALKVRSQPATEGSWHWVDSRTLHYRPKEFWPTHATIEAHSNLEGVKVTDKLWGAGSKPLKLTTGDKVVAVTDAASHWMTVYRNGEEINSIPVTTGKPGYSTRNGIKVVLGKEYAVRMTSASIGASDFYDKMVYYATRVTDSGEYIHAAPWSVDSQGYANTSHGCTGMSTGNAAWFYETVRQGDIVEVVNSYGADMDHFGNGYGDWNVPWKSWRKGSALLADTKAGRAALAATRLRPQSA, from the coding sequence ATGAGCCACTCTCCGCGAATCCGCACGGTACTGAGCTGCACCCTCCTTGTGGTCGCCGTCGGCACGGTCACCACGGCCTGCGGGGCTGGCGGCCATCCGCTCTCGGCGAAGCCGTACGACGCGGCGGGCCAGATCGCCTTCAACGGCCCCGCGGGCAGCAGCGGGAAGGCCGACCCGGACAAGCCCCTCGAAGTCACCGCACAGGGCGACGACGGGCGCATCACGGACGTCACGGCCACCGACGAGCAGGGCCGCTACGTGGCGGGCGAACTCTCCGCCGACGGCACCCGCTGGCACAGCACGGTCCCCCTGGCGGCGGGTGCCCACTACACCGTGCGGGTGAGCACGGAGGACGACGAGGGCTCGCCCGGCCGCAAGGTCCTGGCCCTCGACACCGCGGCGGCCGCCAAGAAGAGCCGGCTGAAGGTCACCTTCGGCCCGGAGGCGGGCAAGTACGGCGTCGGCCAGCCCGTCACCGCCAAGCTCAGCGCCCCCGTCAAGGCCAAGGCGGCCAGGGCCGTCGTCGAACGGGCGCTCAAGGTCCGCTCACAGCCCGCGACGGAGGGCTCCTGGCACTGGGTGGACAGCAGGACGCTGCACTACCGCCCCAAGGAGTTCTGGCCCACCCACGCCACCATCGAGGCGCACAGCAACCTGGAGGGCGTGAAGGTCACCGACAAGCTGTGGGGCGCCGGGTCCAAGCCCCTGAAGCTGACCACCGGCGACAAGGTCGTGGCCGTCACGGACGCCGCCTCGCACTGGATGACGGTCTACCGCAACGGCGAGGAGATCAACTCCATCCCGGTCACCACCGGCAAGCCCGGATACTCCACGCGCAACGGCATCAAGGTGGTGCTCGGCAAGGAGTACGCCGTACGGATGACCAGCGCCAGCATCGGCGCATCGGACTTCTACGACAAGATGGTCTATTACGCCACGAGGGTCACCGACAGCGGCGAATACATCCACGCGGCCCCCTGGTCGGTGGACTCCCAGGGCTACGCCAACACCAGCCACGGCTGCACCGGCATGAGCACGGGCAACGCCGCCTGGTTCTACGAGACGGTCCGCCAGGGCGACATCGTCGAGGTCGTCAACAGCTACGGCGCCGACATGGACCACTTCGGCAACGGCTACGGCGACTGGAACGTCCCCTGGAAGTCCTGGCGCAAGGGCAGCGCCCTCCTGGCGGACACCAAGGCGGGCCGCGCGGCACTGGCGGCGACCCGCCTGCGCCCCCAGTCCGCGTAG
- a CDS encoding cytochrome c oxidase subunit 4, which translates to MKIQGKMFIWLSVFVLAMAIVYGWWSKEPAGTTALFLAFGLCIMIGYYLAFTARRVDAAAQDNKEADVADEAGEVGFFSPHSWQPLSLAVGGALAFMGVVFGWWLMYFSAPMILIGLWGWVFEYYRGENQNQ; encoded by the coding sequence GTGAAGATCCAGGGCAAGATGTTCATCTGGCTGAGCGTCTTCGTACTGGCCATGGCGATCGTCTATGGCTGGTGGTCGAAGGAGCCCGCCGGAACCACCGCGCTCTTCCTGGCCTTCGGCCTGTGCATCATGATCGGCTACTACCTGGCCTTCACGGCCCGGCGAGTCGACGCTGCCGCGCAGGACAACAAGGAGGCGGACGTCGCGGACGAGGCCGGCGAGGTGGGCTTCTTCAGCCCGCACAGCTGGCAGCCGCTGTCCCTGGCCGTCGGTGGCGCGCTCGCCTTCATGGGCGTCGTCTTCGGCTGGTGGCTGATGTACTTCTCGGCTCCGATGATCCTCATCGGTCTGTGGGGCTGGGTCTTCGAGTACTACCGCGGCGAGAACCAGAACCAGTAG
- the ctaD gene encoding cytochrome c oxidase subunit I translates to MSILNEPQGAAAANDSYEDELPVRRKQPGNVVIKWLTTTDHKTIGTLYLVTSFAFFCIGGVMALFMRAELARPGTQIMSNEQFNQAFTMHGTIMLLMFATPLFAGFANWIMPLQIGAPDVAFPRLNMFAYWLYLFGSLIAVGGFLTPNGAADFGWFAYSPLSDAVRSPGIGADMWIMGLAFSGFGTILGSVNFITTIICMRAPGMTMFRMPIFTWNVLLTGVLVLLAFPVLAAALFALEADRKFGAQIFDPANGGALLWQHLFWFFGHPEVYIIALPFFGIISEVIPVFSRKPMFGYMGLVGATIAIAGLSVTVWAHHMYVTGGVLLPFFSFMTFLIAVPTGVKFFNWIGTMWKGSLSFETPMLWAVGFLITFTFGGLTGVILASPPMDFHVSDSYFVVAHFHYVIFGTVVFAMFSGFHFWWPKFTGKMLDERLGKITFWTLFIGFHGTFLVQHWLGAEGMPRRYADYLDADGFTALNTISTIASFLLGLSILPFFYNVWKTAKYGKKVEVDDPWGYGRSLEWATSCPPPRHNFLTLPRIRSESPAFDLHHPEIAALDQLENAGHGEKAAVAGGKEAGK, encoded by the coding sequence GTGAGCATCCTCAACGAACCCCAGGGTGCCGCCGCAGCGAACGACTCGTACGAGGACGAGCTGCCGGTCAGGCGCAAGCAGCCGGGAAACGTCGTCATCAAGTGGCTGACCACCACTGACCACAAGACGATCGGCACGCTCTATCTGGTCACGTCGTTCGCGTTCTTCTGCATCGGCGGTGTGATGGCGCTCTTCATGCGCGCCGAGCTCGCCCGTCCCGGCACGCAGATCATGTCGAACGAGCAGTTCAACCAGGCGTTCACGATGCACGGCACGATCATGCTGCTGATGTTCGCGACGCCGCTGTTCGCGGGCTTCGCGAACTGGATCATGCCGCTCCAGATCGGCGCTCCCGACGTCGCCTTCCCGCGACTGAACATGTTCGCCTACTGGCTGTACCTGTTCGGCTCGCTGATCGCGGTCGGCGGCTTCCTCACGCCGAACGGCGCGGCCGACTTCGGCTGGTTCGCCTACAGCCCGCTGTCGGACGCGGTCCGCTCCCCGGGCATCGGCGCGGACATGTGGATCATGGGTCTGGCCTTCTCCGGCTTCGGCACGATCCTCGGCTCGGTCAACTTCATCACCACGATCATCTGCATGCGCGCGCCCGGCATGACCATGTTCCGCATGCCGATCTTCACCTGGAACGTGCTGCTGACCGGTGTGCTCGTCCTGCTCGCCTTCCCGGTCCTGGCGGCCGCGCTGTTCGCCCTGGAGGCGGACCGCAAGTTCGGTGCCCAGATCTTCGATCCGGCCAATGGCGGGGCCTTGCTCTGGCAACACCTCTTCTGGTTCTTCGGCCATCCAGAGGTGTACATCATCGCCCTACCATTCTTCGGAATCATTTCCGAGGTCATTCCGGTCTTCTCCCGGAAGCCGATGTTCGGCTACATGGGCCTGGTCGGCGCGACCATCGCGATCGCCGGTCTGTCGGTGACGGTGTGGGCGCACCACATGTACGTCACAGGCGGCGTGCTCCTGCCGTTCTTCTCCTTCATGACGTTCCTCATCGCGGTACCGACCGGTGTGAAGTTCTTCAACTGGATCGGCACGATGTGGAAGGGCTCGCTGAGCTTCGAGACCCCGATGCTCTGGGCGGTCGGCTTCCTGATCACCTTCACCTTCGGTGGTCTGACCGGCGTCATCCTGGCCTCGCCGCCGATGGACTTCCACGTCTCCGACTCGTACTTCGTGGTCGCGCACTTCCACTACGTCATCTTCGGCACCGTGGTGTTCGCGATGTTCTCCGGCTTCCACTTCTGGTGGCCGAAGTTCACCGGCAAGATGCTCGACGAGCGGCTCGGCAAGATCACGTTCTGGACGCTCTTCATCGGCTTCCACGGCACGTTCCTCGTCCAGCACTGGCTGGGCGCCGAGGGCATGCCGCGCCGCTACGCGGACTACCTGGACGCCGACGGCTTCACCGCCCTGAACACGATCTCGACGATCGCCTCGTTCCTGCTCGGCCTGTCGATCCTGCCGTTCTTCTACAACGTGTGGAAGACCGCCAAGTACGGCAAGAAGGTCGAGGTCGACGACCCGTGGGGCTACGGCCGCTCGCTCGAGTGGGCGACGTCCTGCCCGCCGCCGCGGCACAACTTCCTCACCCTGCCGCGGATCCGCTCCGAATCCCCGGCGTTCGACCTGCACCACCCTGAGATCGCCGCGCTCGACCAGCTGGAGAACGCCGGTCACGGTGAGAAGGCTGCCGTGGCCGGTGGCAAGGAGGCCGGCAAGTGA
- the coxB gene encoding cytochrome c oxidase subunit II has protein sequence MSPNGSDRSPRRPMRRKLLQALTAGLVLVTATGCTYKDFPRLGMPTPVTEEAPRILSLWQGSWAAALATGVLVWGLILWSVIFHRRSRTKVEVPPQTRYNMPIEALYTVVPLIIVSVLFYFTARDESKLLALDDKPAHTINVVGYQWSWGFNYIEDVPGSDKGDAKTSKDLDAIPDRFRKDFPANAGGVYEVGTPGERNPQNGNPGPTLWLPKGEKVRFVLTSRDVIHSFWVVPFLMKQDVIPGHTNAFEVTPNKEGTFMGKCAELCGVDHSRMLFNVKVVSPERYKKHLEDLAKKNQTGYIPAGIEQTGHEKNRETNNL, from the coding sequence GTGAGTCCCAACGGCTCCGACCGCTCGCCGCGGCGCCCGATGCGGCGGAAGCTGCTGCAGGCACTGACTGCGGGCCTGGTCCTGGTAACCGCCACCGGTTGCACATACAAGGACTTTCCCCGCCTGGGTATGCCGACCCCGGTCACGGAGGAGGCTCCGCGGATCCTCTCCCTCTGGCAGGGCTCGTGGGCGGCTGCGCTCGCCACGGGCGTGCTGGTCTGGGGCCTGATCCTGTGGAGCGTCATCTTCCACCGGCGCAGCCGCACCAAGGTGGAGGTCCCTCCGCAGACCCGTTACAACATGCCCATCGAGGCGCTGTACACGGTCGTCCCCCTCATCATCGTCTCGGTGCTGTTCTACTTCACCGCCCGTGACGAATCGAAGCTCCTCGCGCTCGACGACAAGCCGGCCCACACCATCAATGTGGTCGGCTACCAGTGGAGCTGGGGCTTCAACTACATCGAGGACGTTCCGGGCTCCGACAAGGGCGACGCCAAGACGTCCAAGGACCTCGACGCCATTCCGGACCGCTTCCGCAAGGACTTCCCGGCGAACGCCGGCGGCGTCTACGAGGTCGGTACGCCCGGCGAGCGGAACCCGCAGAACGGCAACCCCGGTCCGACCCTCTGGCTCCCCAAGGGCGAGAAGGTCCGCTTCGTTCTGACTTCGCGTGACGTCATCCACTCCTTCTGGGTGGTGCCGTTCCTCATGAAGCAGGACGTCATTCCGGGCCACACCAACGCCTTCGAGGTGACTCCCAACAAGGAGGGCACCTTCATGGGCAAGTGCGCCGAGCTCTGCGGCGTCGACCACTCCCGGATGCTCTTCAACGTCAAGGTCGTCTCCCCCGAGCGCTACAAGAAGCACCTCGAAGACCTCGCGAAGAAGAACCAGACCGGTTACATCCCGGCCGGCATCGAGCAGACGGGCCACGAGAAGAACCGGGAGACGAACAACCTGTGA
- a CDS encoding cysteine desulfurase/sulfurtransferase TusA family protein — protein MSYFDAASSAPLHPVARQALQAALDEGWADPSRLYREGRRARLLLDAAREAAAEAVGCRPDELVFTTSGTRALYDGVAGALAGRRRAGRHLVVSAVEHSAVLHSAAAHERAGGTVTEVDVDRAGAVDASAYAAALRDDTALACLQSANHEVGTRQPVAEVAAACRAAGVPLLVDAAQSLAWGPVDGPWSLLTASAHKWGGPSGVGLLAVRKGVRFAPQGPVDERESGRSAGFENIPAIVSAAAALRAVRAEAAAEEARLRELTGRIRARVPGLVPDVQVVGDPARRLPHLVTFSCLYVDGESLLHELDRAGFSVSSGSSCTSSTLTPSHVLKAMGVLSEGNVRVSLPLGTGEAEVERFLEVLPDAVARVRATLGAPVSDAAPADALDELTVDALGERCPHPVIELAKALPRVRTGGTVTVLADDEVAAVDIPAWCWTQGQEYVGAEPRGLGTAYVVRRRA, from the coding sequence GTGTCCTACTTCGACGCGGCCTCGTCCGCCCCCCTCCATCCCGTGGCCCGTCAGGCCCTGCAGGCCGCCCTGGACGAGGGGTGGGCGGATCCCTCCCGGTTGTACCGGGAAGGACGGCGGGCGCGGCTGCTGCTTGACGCGGCGCGGGAGGCGGCCGCCGAGGCCGTGGGCTGCCGCCCGGACGAGCTGGTGTTCACCACGTCCGGGACGCGGGCGCTGTACGACGGCGTGGCGGGAGCCCTGGCCGGGCGGCGGCGCGCGGGGCGGCACCTGGTGGTGTCCGCGGTGGAGCACTCCGCCGTACTCCATTCGGCCGCGGCGCACGAGCGGGCGGGCGGCACGGTGACCGAGGTGGACGTGGACCGCGCGGGGGCGGTGGACGCCTCGGCGTACGCGGCCGCGCTCCGCGACGACACCGCGCTCGCCTGTCTGCAGTCCGCCAACCACGAGGTCGGCACCCGGCAGCCGGTGGCCGAGGTCGCGGCGGCGTGCCGGGCGGCCGGAGTGCCGCTGCTCGTGGACGCGGCGCAGTCGCTGGCGTGGGGGCCGGTGGACGGGCCCTGGTCGCTGCTCACGGCGAGCGCGCACAAGTGGGGCGGCCCGTCCGGCGTGGGGCTCCTCGCGGTCCGCAAGGGTGTGCGATTCGCGCCCCAAGGGCCGGTGGACGAGCGGGAGTCGGGCCGGTCGGCCGGGTTCGAGAACATCCCGGCGATCGTGTCGGCCGCCGCGGCGCTGCGGGCGGTGCGGGCCGAGGCGGCGGCCGAGGAGGCCCGGCTGCGCGAGCTGACCGGGCGGATCCGGGCCCGGGTGCCCGGCCTCGTACCGGACGTACAGGTCGTCGGCGACCCCGCGCGGCGTCTTCCGCACCTGGTCACCTTCTCCTGTCTCTACGTCGACGGGGAGTCGCTCCTGCACGAGCTGGACCGGGCCGGGTTCTCCGTCTCCTCCGGGTCCTCCTGTACCAGCAGCACGCTCACGCCGAGCCATGTCCTCAAGGCGATGGGGGTGCTCAGCGAGGGCAACGTACGGGTGTCGCTGCCGCTCGGCACGGGCGAGGCGGAGGTGGAGCGGTTCCTGGAGGTGCTGCCGGACGCCGTCGCCCGGGTCCGCGCGACGCTGGGCGCGCCGGTGTCCGACGCGGCTCCGGCCGACGCGCTCGACGAGCTCACCGTCGACGCCCTGGGCGAGCGCTGCCCGCACCCCGTCATCGAGCTGGCCAAGGCGCTGCCGCGGGTACGGACCGGCGGCACGGTGACCGTCCTGGCGGACGACGAGGTGGCCGCCGTGGACATCCCGGCGTGGTGCTGGACACAGGGCCAGGAGTACGTGGGTGCCGAGCCCCGGGGGCTCGGCACCGCCTATGTCGTACGCCGCCGCGCCTGA
- a CDS encoding carbohydrate kinase family protein, with product MRIAVTGSIATDHLMTFPGRFADQLVADQLHTVSLSFLVDALDVRRGGVGANICFGMGQLGTRPVLVGAAGPDFDEYRAWLDRHNVDTESVRISETLHTARFVCTTDADHNQIGSFYTGAMSEARLIELKTVADRVGGLDLVLIGADDPEAMLRHTEECRSRDIPFAADFSQQIARMNGDEIRTLMDGATYLFSNEYEKGLIESKTGWSDEEILGKVGHRVTTLGAKGVRIETAGQDPIEVGVPQEEAKVEPTGVGDAFRAGFLSGLIWGVSHERAAQVGCMLATLVIETTGTQEYELRRSSFMDRFAVAYGEAAAAEVRTHLA from the coding sequence GTGCGTATCGCAGTCACCGGCTCCATCGCCACCGACCACCTGATGACCTTTCCCGGCCGCTTCGCCGACCAACTGGTCGCCGACCAACTGCACACGGTCTCCCTCTCGTTCCTCGTCGACGCCCTCGATGTCCGCCGTGGTGGCGTCGGCGCCAACATCTGCTTCGGCATGGGCCAGCTGGGCACCCGGCCCGTCCTGGTCGGCGCCGCGGGCCCCGACTTCGACGAGTACCGCGCCTGGCTCGACCGGCACAACGTGGACACCGAGTCGGTGCGCATCTCCGAGACGCTGCACACCGCCCGCTTCGTCTGCACCACGGACGCCGACCACAACCAGATCGGCTCCTTCTACACCGGCGCGATGAGCGAGGCCCGCCTCATCGAGCTCAAGACCGTCGCCGACCGCGTGGGCGGTCTCGACCTCGTGCTGATCGGCGCCGACGACCCCGAGGCGATGCTGCGCCACACCGAGGAGTGCCGCAGCCGGGACATCCCCTTCGCCGCGGACTTCTCCCAGCAGATCGCCCGCATGAACGGCGACGAGATCCGCACCCTCATGGACGGCGCCACGTACCTCTTCTCCAACGAGTACGAGAAGGGCCTCATCGAGTCCAAGACCGGCTGGTCCGACGAGGAGATCCTGGGCAAGGTCGGGCACCGGGTGACCACCCTCGGCGCCAAGGGCGTGCGCATCGAGACCGCCGGGCAGGACCCGATCGAGGTCGGCGTGCCGCAGGAGGAGGCCAAGGTCGAGCCGACGGGCGTGGGCGACGCCTTCCGCGCCGGGTTCCTCTCCGGGCTGATCTGGGGCGTGTCGCACGAGCGGGCGGCGCAGGTGGGCTGCATGCTCGCGACGCTGGTCATCGAGACGACGGGCACGCAGGAGTACGAGCTGCGGCGCAGCTCGTTCATGGACCGCTTCGCCGTGGCCTACGGCGAGGCCGCCGCCGCGGAGGTCCGCACCCACCTGGCCTGA
- the erpA gene encoding iron-sulfur cluster insertion protein ErpA, which produces MSVSDETTTVTDGIILTDAAAAKVKALLDQEGREDLALRVAVQPGGCSGLRYQLFFDERALDGDVVKEFGTVKVVTDRMSAPYLGGASIDFVDTIEKQGFTIDNPNATGSCACGDSFS; this is translated from the coding sequence ATGTCCGTATCGGACGAGACCACCACCGTCACCGACGGCATCATCCTGACCGACGCCGCCGCGGCCAAGGTCAAGGCCCTGCTCGACCAGGAAGGCCGTGAGGACCTGGCACTGCGCGTCGCCGTTCAGCCCGGCGGCTGCTCGGGTCTGCGTTACCAGCTCTTCTTCGACGAGCGCGCGCTCGACGGCGACGTCGTCAAGGAGTTCGGCACCGTCAAGGTCGTCACCGACCGCATGAGCGCCCCCTACCTGGGCGGCGCCTCCATCGACTTCGTCGACACCATCGAGAAGCAGGGCTTCACGATCGACAACCCGAACGCCACGGGTTCCTGCGCCTGCGGCGACTCCTTCAGCTAG
- the nadA gene encoding quinolinate synthase NadA yields the protein MTTAQSPAAPVDLGVEPTPLALLLLGREADPRSERGVECPGDLPSPSDPGLVERARAAKEKLGDKVFVLGHHYQRDEVIQFADVTGDSFKLAKDAAARPDAEYIVFCGVHFMAESADILTTDDQKVVLPDLAAGCSMADMATAEQVAECWDVLTEAGVAEQVVPVSYMNSSADIKAFTGKHGGTICTSSNAQRALEWAFEQGEKVLFLPDQHLGRNTAVRDLGMSLDDCVVYNPHKPNGGLTAERLSAAKMILWRGHCSVHGRFSLESVEDVRARIPGVNVLVHPECKHEVVAAADHVGSTEHIIKTLEAAPAGSKWAIGTELNLVRRLANRFAPEGKEIVFLDKTVCFCSTMNRIDLPHLVWALESLADGKLVNRIEVDRETEQFAKLALERMLALP from the coding sequence GTGACCACCGCCCAATCCCCCGCGGCCCCCGTGGACCTCGGCGTCGAGCCGACCCCGCTCGCCCTCCTGCTGCTCGGCCGCGAGGCCGACCCGAGGAGCGAGCGCGGTGTGGAGTGCCCGGGCGACCTGCCCTCGCCGTCGGACCCCGGCCTGGTGGAGCGCGCCCGCGCCGCCAAGGAGAAGCTCGGCGACAAGGTCTTCGTGCTCGGCCACCACTACCAGCGCGACGAGGTCATCCAGTTCGCGGACGTCACCGGCGACTCGTTCAAGCTGGCCAAGGACGCGGCCGCCCGGCCGGACGCCGAGTACATCGTCTTCTGCGGCGTGCACTTCATGGCCGAGTCCGCGGACATCCTGACCACCGACGACCAGAAGGTCGTGCTCCCGGACCTGGCCGCGGGCTGCTCGATGGCCGACATGGCCACGGCCGAGCAGGTCGCGGAGTGCTGGGACGTGCTGACCGAGGCCGGCGTCGCCGAGCAGGTCGTGCCCGTCTCGTACATGAACTCCTCCGCCGACATCAAGGCGTTCACGGGCAAGCACGGCGGCACCATCTGTACGTCGTCGAACGCCCAGCGGGCCCTGGAGTGGGCCTTCGAGCAGGGCGAGAAGGTCCTCTTCCTGCCGGACCAGCACCTCGGGCGCAACACCGCCGTCCGCGACCTCGGGATGTCCCTGGACGACTGCGTCGTCTACAACCCGCACAAGCCGAACGGCGGCCTGACCGCCGAGCGGCTGAGCGCCGCGAAGATGATCCTGTGGCGCGGCCACTGCTCCGTGCACGGCCGCTTCTCGCTGGAGTCGGTCGAGGACGTCCGGGCCCGCATACCCGGCGTGAACGTCCTGGTCCACCCCGAGTGCAAGCACGAGGTCGTGGCGGCGGCGGACCACGTCGGCTCGACCGAGCACATCATCAAGACCCTGGAGGCCGCCCCGGCGGGCTCCAAGTGGGCCATCGGCACCGAGCTGAACCTGGTGCGCCGCCTGGCCAACCGGTTCGCGCCGGAGGGCAAGGAGATCGTCTTCCTCGACAAGACGGTGTGCTTCTGCTCCACCATGAACCGCATCGACCTGCCGCACCTGGTGTGGGCCCTGGAGTCCCTGGCCGACGGCAAGCTCGTCAACCGCATCGAGGTCGACCGCGAGACCGAGCAGTTCGCGAAGCTGGCGCTTGAGCGGATGCTGGCGCTGCCGTAG
- a CDS encoding response regulator transcription factor — MTIRVLLADDQALLRSAFKVLVDSEPDMEVVGEASDGAQAVRLAKAEAADVVLMDIRMPGTDGLAATRMISEDPALSHVRVVMLTTFEVDEYVVQSLRAGASGFLGKGAEPDELLGAIRIAAAGEALLSPTATKGLIAKFLAQSDGSDGDAPGRGERLDALTGREREVLVQVAGGLSNDEIAERLEVSPLTVKTHVNRAMAKLGARDRAQLVVIAYESGLVRPRGD; from the coding sequence GTGACGATCCGGGTGCTGCTCGCCGACGACCAGGCGCTGTTGCGCAGCGCGTTCAAGGTCCTCGTCGACTCCGAACCGGACATGGAGGTCGTCGGCGAGGCCTCCGACGGCGCCCAGGCCGTGCGTCTCGCGAAGGCCGAGGCGGCCGACGTCGTCCTGATGGACATCCGCATGCCGGGCACGGACGGCCTGGCCGCGACCCGGATGATCAGCGAGGACCCGGCGCTCTCCCACGTACGTGTGGTGATGCTGACGACCTTCGAGGTCGACGAGTACGTGGTGCAGTCCCTGCGGGCGGGGGCGTCCGGATTCCTCGGCAAGGGCGCCGAGCCCGACGAACTCCTCGGCGCCATCCGGATCGCGGCCGCGGGCGAGGCGCTTCTGTCGCCCACCGCGACGAAGGGGCTCATCGCCAAGTTCCTGGCGCAGAGCGACGGTTCGGACGGTGACGCGCCCGGCCGCGGCGAGCGCCTCGACGCGCTCACCGGACGCGAGCGCGAGGTCCTCGTCCAGGTCGCGGGCGGCCTGTCGAACGACGAGATCGCCGAGCGCCTGGAAGTCAGCCCGCTGACCGTGAAGACCCATGTGAACCGGGCCATGGCGAAGCTGGGCGCCCGCGACCGGGCCCAACTCGTCGTGATCGCCTACGAGTCGGGCCTCGTACGGCCGCGCGGCGACTGA
- a CDS encoding sensor histidine kinase yields MTNFERCRGWARTHPLAVDAVLAAAALVFMVIGSFAEPYGEQGSSWNVHAPSTMSIVLMVVGAAALVFRRRAPWAVLAATSAFSIVELVSTGPRAPVVMCAVVALYTVAARTNRPTTWRIGLITVAGLTGVAMVAGPLPWYGQENLGIFAWTGMAAAVGDAVRSRRAFVDAIRERAERAERTREEEARRRVAEERLRIARDLHDVVAHHIALVNVQAGVAAHVMDKRPDQAKEALAHVREASRSALGELRATVGLLRQNGDPEAPTEPAPGLARLDDLVDTFRHAGLPVEVARGDSGQPPPAAVDLAAYRIIQEALTNVQKHGGERARAEVSVVRVGPNLEITVLDDGAGDDAQPVDDPDRGGGHGLLGMRERVSALGGRCSAGPRYGGGFRVHAILPVTTVKQGGREHSPARGGTA; encoded by the coding sequence GTGACCAACTTTGAACGGTGCCGCGGCTGGGCCAGAACGCACCCGTTGGCCGTGGACGCAGTCCTCGCGGCCGCCGCCCTCGTCTTCATGGTCATCGGCTCCTTCGCCGAGCCTTACGGGGAGCAGGGCTCCAGCTGGAACGTGCACGCCCCGAGCACCATGAGCATCGTCCTCATGGTCGTCGGCGCGGCCGCCCTCGTCTTCCGCCGCCGCGCCCCGTGGGCGGTGCTCGCCGCCACCTCCGCGTTCTCCATCGTGGAGCTGGTGTCGACCGGCCCCCGCGCGCCGGTCGTGATGTGCGCCGTCGTCGCCCTGTACACCGTGGCGGCCCGCACCAACCGCCCCACCACCTGGCGCATCGGCCTGATCACCGTGGCCGGGCTCACCGGCGTCGCCATGGTCGCGGGGCCCCTGCCCTGGTACGGCCAGGAGAACCTCGGCATCTTCGCCTGGACCGGCATGGCCGCCGCCGTGGGCGACGCGGTGCGCAGCCGCCGCGCCTTCGTCGACGCCATCAGGGAGCGCGCCGAGCGGGCCGAGCGCACCCGTGAGGAGGAGGCCCGGCGCCGGGTCGCCGAGGAGCGGCTGCGCATCGCCCGCGACCTGCACGACGTCGTCGCCCACCACATCGCCCTGGTCAACGTCCAGGCGGGGGTCGCGGCGCACGTCATGGACAAGCGGCCGGACCAGGCGAAGGAGGCCCTCGCGCACGTCCGCGAGGCCAGCAGGTCCGCGCTCGGCGAGCTGCGCGCGACCGTCGGCCTGCTGCGGCAGAACGGCGACCCGGAGGCCCCCACGGAGCCCGCCCCCGGCCTGGCCCGCCTCGACGACCTCGTCGACACCTTCCGGCACGCGGGCCTGCCCGTGGAGGTGGCCCGCGGCGACAGCGGCCAGCCGCCCCCCGCCGCCGTGGACCTGGCGGCGTACCGCATCATCCAGGAGGCGCTGACGAACGTGCAGAAGCACGGGGGCGAGCGGGCCAGGGCGGAGGTCAGCGTGGTGCGGGTGGGGCCGAACCTGGAGATCACGGTGCTCGACGACGGCGCGGGCGACGACGCGCAGCCCGTCGACGACCCCGACCGCGGCGGCGGACACGGGCTCCTCGGCATGCGGGAGCGCGTCAGCGCGCTCGGCGGGCGGTGCAGTGCGGGGCCCCGCTACGGAGGTGGTTTCCGCGTACATGCGATCCTGCCGGTCACGACCGTGAAACAGGGCGGCCGGGAGCACAGCCCGGCCAGGGGAGGGACCGCGTGA